AAAAAGCAAGCAAAATGAGACACCTGAGatgctggggtgggggaaggggggtcCCCAAGGGGAGGCCGCAGCGGGATGCCCCCTCAGCCCAATCCCCCTCCTCACCTCTCCAGCCAGCTCCTGAAACAGCTGCTCCAACCCCAGCTCCAGTGGCAGGTAGGCGCCCTGCGGCATACCAGAAGTTTAGTGCTGGCCCAGACCCCTGCCCCATCCCGCCCCTCCCGGGACAGTCCCCACCTGGAGAAACTGCAGGTCTGCGCTGATCACGTCGTCGATCTCCCTGCAAATTACAgatgggaagtggggaggggacgGTTTGCCCCAGCTGGGGCTGTGTGGGACGGGGTCTCAGGTGGGGACCGTGGGGTCTAGGTGGGGACCGTGGAGCCCTGGGCTCatcggggcggggcggggcggggcggggcggggcggggcggggcggggcgttCTGGGGGCGGGTCAGGTCTCGGGGGTCTCGGGGGTCTCGGGGGTCTCGGGGGTCTCGGGGGTCTCGGGGGTCTCGGGGGTCTCGGGACCTGTCTAGGCAGGGATGGGGTAGGATTTGGGTGCCCGGGGCTCACACGGCCGTGTGGCGCCGCTCGGAAAAGACACGCAGAGTGAAGTCGGCCTCATCGCCGGCGTGGGCGGCGCTCGGCACCACAAGGTAGTGGCCGGGGCGCAGGCGGCAGCGGCGGGTCACGTCGCGGCGGGCACTGAGGGGCGAGCGGTCGGCGCGCAGCAGCCGCGGCAGGAGCGTGCGGCTGCGCGGGGAGTCCCAGAGGCCCAGCAGCTGGGGACGGGGCGGCGTGACCACGGGGCGGCGTGACCACGGGGCGGCGTGACCACGGACCAAGCTTACCCCGGCCCTTCATCCCCACACCCTCCAGCGCGCCGCGTCCACCCTACCCAACCCCTGTCCACACCTCCCCTGCCCCCGGACCCGgctctgccccccacccccagggcagGTTGACCAAGCCCCAGGGCAGGTTGACCCCATCCCAGACTCACCTCCTCTGGAATCtgaaagaagcaaaaacaaagggcgtcggggtcggggtcggggtcggggtcggggtcgggggcgggggcgggggcgggggcgggggcggggtcggggtcggggtcgggggCGGGGcgtcggggcgggggcgggggcggggcgtcggggcgggggcgggggcggggcgtcggggcgggggagggggggcgccggggcgggggaggggagggcgtCGGGGCGGGGGAGGGCGGGGCGTCGGGGCACCGGGGGCGTCGGGGCACCGGGGGCGTCGGGGCACGGGGGGCGTCGGGGGGGCGTCGGGGCACGGGGGGCGTCGGGGCACGGGGGGCgtcggggcaggggcaggggcgggggggccgtcggggcggggggtgggggggccgtcggggcggggggcgggggggccgTCGGGGCGGGGGGCCGTCAGGGCGGGGGGGCCGtcgggttggggggaggggggccgtcggggcgggggcggggggggccgtcggggcgggggcgggggcgtcggggcggggggcgggggcgtCGGGGCGGGGGCGTCGGGGCGGGGGCGTTGGGGCGGGGGCgtcggggcggggggcgggggcgggggcgtcggggcggggggcgggggcgtcggggcgggggcgggggcgtcGGGGCGGGGGCGTCGGGGCGTCGGGGCGTCGGGGCGTCGGGGCGTCGGGGCGGGGGGGCGTCGGGGCGTCGGGGCGGGGGGGCGTCGGGGCGTCGGGGCGGGGGGGCGTCGGGGCGTCGGGGCATCGGGGCGTCGGGGCATCGGGGCGTCGGGGCATCGGGGCGGGGGGGCGTCGGGGCGTCGGGGCGTCGGGGCGGGGGGGCGTCGGGGCGGGGGGGCGTCGGGGCGTCGGGGCGGGGGGGCGTCGGGGCGGGGGGGCGTCGGGGCGGGGGGGCGTCGGGGCATCGGGGCGGGCGGGcgtcggggcgggggcgggggcgtgGGGGCGTCGGGGCGTGGGGGCGTGGGGGCGTGGGGGCGTCGGGGCGTCGGGGCGTGGGGGCGTGGGGGCGTGGGGGCGTCGGGGCGTGGGGGCGTCGGGGCGTGGGGGCGTCGGGGCGTGGGGGCGGGGGGCGTCGGGGCGTGGGGGCGGGGGGCGTCGGGGCGTGGGGGCGGGGGGCgtcggggcggggggcggggggcgtcGGGGCGGGGGGcgtcggggcgggggcggggggcgtcggggcgggggcgggggcggggggcgtcggggcgggggcgggggcgggggggcgtcggggcgggggcgggggggcgtcggggcgggggcgggggcgggggggcgtcggggcgggggcgggggggcgtcggggcgggggcgggggggcgtcggggcgggggcgggggggcgtcggggcgggggcgggggggcgtcggggcgggggcaggggggGCGTCGGGGCGGGGGAGAGGGGGGCGTCGGGGCGGGGGCGAGGGGGGCGTCGGGGCGGGGGCGAGGGGGGCGTCGGGGCGGGGGCGAGGGGGGCGTCGGGGCGGGGGCGAGGGGGGCGtcggggcgggggagggggggcgtCGGGGCGGGGGAGAGGGGGGCGTCGGGGCGGGGGAGAGGGGGGCGTCGGGGCGGGGGAGAGGTGGCCGCCGCTCAGGGTCTCCTCACTGCCCCTTCTCATCTCTGtgccctctccctctttcttcgtTCTATTAGACCCTTATTGAACTTTTGCCCCGCAGTCCCCGACCCAGGCCCTCGCCGACCCCTCCCCAACTCTTCCTTCCCTATCTGCGCTCTCAGTGCCTTCTCTGTCTCCTTGGTCCCCTCTGGCCCTTCTAACCCCTAGCCTCTCTGTTCCTAACCTCACCCCTCTGTCTCCTTGGTCCCCTCTTTCCCTTCTAACCCCCAGCCTCTCTCTGTCCCCTAAACCTCACCCTTCTGTCTGTCCCTGAGCCCCTCCCTCTCATTCCCTTAGCTCCCTCTCTCCTCTGAGACCTGGCCCCCAGCCCTACTAGCCCCCTACTCCCTTCCCGCGCCGTCACCTCTTGGCCCTGCTCCTCCAACTCCTCCCCGATCCCTCTCAGCCCCACCCCTTCACCACTCCCCTCTTCCCCCTTGGCCCCgccctccacacctcccctctTCCCATTGGCCCCGCCCCTCCATGCCTCTCCCGCTCCttggccccgccccgccccgccccgccccgccccgcccctctaCCCTCCGGGTTCCCTCGAGCCTCAGCTTTGCCCAGGACCTCACCTGGAACACGTGGAAGCCCACGGTGAGGTAAGTGAGGCCCTTGGCTCTCAGGCGCCGCCGGTTGCGCTGGATGAGGGACAGAAGGACCGTGCACTTGGGCGTGCGGCCCCCCTGCACTGGgccccgtgcccctgcagccccccagcccccccaGGGCCCTTCCTCATCCTCGTCCTCCTCATCAGGCTCCAGCAGCGTTAAACGGAACTGAGGATTGGTCCAGAAGGTTTCTaagggaggaggaaaaaagggGGTTTCCCAGCTGGCCACAGCGCCCCCCCACCCCGGGAAGCTTCTCAGGGCCCCTCAGGCCTCACCAGCATTAGGCTGGCTCCCGCCGGAGTTGAAGCCGCGCACCCAGCGGCCTTGGAAGGTGTGGACGTGCCAGCCGCCCCCCTCTGGGCTGGGGCCCAGCACCTCCGGGCTCAGCGAGCAGATCTGCACCGTGTCGAAATGGAGGAGGAAGTCCCGCAGCTCCATCCTGCACGGTGACCCAGTCAGACCCTGCCCGGCCCCACCTCGAGGAGGTCCCAAGATCCCGGAAATGATTCCCAGATCCCAAAGCCCCTCACATTTCTTAAATATTGCCAAATACCCTTCAGGCTCCAGAAATGACCCCCAAATGGCTGGGCCTCTAGCTCCCCCAAATTCCTCCAAGTCCTCAGATATGCCCCACAAATCACCAAGATTCACAAGCTGCCCCCAAATATCGTTAAATTGGCACCAACCCCCAAATAGCAAGACCCTCAGACTCTAAATTACCAACAAGTATCCTTCAGCCCCTCAACATTGCCAAATCTCAAGAAATGCCCCAAATATCACCAAGCCTTCCTCCATTGCCCTAAATACTGCCCATCCCTTTCAACCCTCCATAGAGAACTATGCCTTCAAAGTCCCCTAatattactactttttaaaacCCGCTCCAATCAGAGGCTAATATTACTACCAATTCTTCCTCGACTTCCCAAAATAGAACCTGGCCCCAAAATTACCACCGATGTACACAGTTTCCCCCTATTAGGACCCATCCTTCAACTGGGGCTTGCCCTCCCTGAACCCCTTGGCATGGAGACCCtcccagaggcagagctgggacccTGACAAACTGACCAGAACTCGCCATCCTCCTTTTTCACCAGCAGGGCATCGCGGCACTCGGTGGGGAGTGTGTCCCAGCGTGGGCAGCTGGAGAGACTGCGGTGTGAGGGGCGGGCAGGTGGGGTCCAGCCCCATACCGACCCCAGACCCATCCCACCTGTCGCTCCAGGCCCCCGTCCACTCCACGCGGCCCCATGGGTTCCGCAGCCGCAGCAGCCGCACCTTGGTGAAGCCCAGGAACACCTGGGGCAGCATTGTCAGTGGGGGTGATGCCTGGACATGGCCTGCCACCCCACCCATGGGGGACACTTACCTTGTGTGTGCCCGTGACGGAATACGCGTGTCCCTTTACCAGGCCTTCTTCCGTGCGGTACTCACCCCGATCACTCTGGGCAGGGGATGGGATGGTGAGGCCGAGGTAGGGGACAGGAGGGCAGctgctcctccctgcccccaacctCCTGCCACCAAGGCAGGAGCCAACCAGAGCACTGAACTGAATGGCTCTCAGCTCAGAGACCATGTCAGAGTTAGTGACTGAaggcaagagagaaaaggagaggaagggagatggAAATGAGACAAAAGGAGATGGAGgtacaggctcacgcctgtaatcccaacacttagggaggtcgaggtggaaggacggcttgaggccaggagtccaagaccagcctgagcaacatagcaagaccccaagtctacaaaaaatttaaaaattcaacaggcatggtggtgcgcaccagtggtcccagctactctggaggctgaggcaggaggatcccttgagcccagaggtcaaggctatagtgagctatgatgacactactgcactctggcctgggtaacagagtgagatgagaccctgcctccaaatacaaaaacaaaatagatggaaagagggcctggtgtggtggctcacacctgtaatcccagcactttgggaggccgaggtgggcagatcacaagatcaggagactgagaccatcctggctaactcggtgaaaccccatctctactaaaaatacaaaaaattagctgggcatggtggcgggcacctgtagtctactcaggaggctgaagcaggagaattgcttgaactcaggtggcagaggttacagtgagccaagatcgtgccactgcactccagcctgggcaacagagcaagattccatctcaaaaaaaaaaaaaaaaaaaatagatggaaagaggagagacagaaacatagagacaaagaaagatacagaagaaacaaacagacacaaaagaaaaagagaagcagtAACTCTGTAGAGGatttatgtaaatgaatgagtgaaggagTTAGATCAACTCACTGAATGAGTGTGTCATGGGGTCACAGATGAACACATGACCCAAGCTAAGCCCACGAGAATTAATCCTGGGACTTTTACTGAAATTCTCAGAAAgaggcactctttttttttttttttttttaataaccccTGGTGTAGTAGGAGATACCTGCAGCTATGGGGGACCCTTTTATGCCCATGAGGGGAGAGTCTGGCTGAGAGTGACACTAACgcaaaatgagaaataaacaaacatagtTGCAACACTCTCAGCGTCTGGATCCAGCTGTGCCTGAAGCCCCTGATTCATGAGagcaaatgtatttaattttgacTAGTTAGATTTATGAGCAAGCCTAAGCCAGTAACAGAAGCAGAGAAGAACAGAGGAAGCACTCCGCCCACCCCACCACAACCCTGACTGTGCTCTGGTCCTGGTGGGGGTTCCGCATGTGAGTCCAGGTCTCTTACCAGGGCAGTGGCGCCCACGAGGGACTCCTTGGCCAGTGCATGGCGCAGGGCAGAGAAGAGCCCCATGCTGTTTTGTCTCAGATAGAGCACCTCACCCACGCCGCCTGTGAAATCCACAAAAGCCTCATTCATGTGGCCGCCCCGCATCACCTCATAGGAGCCGTGGAGCCTGTGGGGGCAGATCTGGGGTGAGGGCTGAGGCAAGTACGAGCATCTCAGGCACCCCTGCCCTGGGATCTGCAGGGGCCCGTGTCTCAGGGTGTGGAATCCCCAGGGGAAATTCCTGAAGTTTTGAGACTTTTTTCAGGgtcaccctgtggcccaggccggagtaaagtggcatgatctcatctcactgtagcctcaaactcccgggttcaagcgatcctcctcccacctcagcctcctgaggagctgggcccacaggtgcacactgccacacccagctaaaacaATTTCAGACTcttggctggtcatggtggctcacgcctgtaatcccagcactttgggaagccaaggcaagtggatcacctgaggtcaggagttcgagaccagcctggccaatacggtgaaaccccgtctctactaaaaatacaaaaattagctgggcgtggtggcgcatgcctgtaatcctagctacttgggaggctgaggcaggagaatcgcttgaactcgggaggcgaaggttgcggtgagccaagatcacgccattgcactccagcctgggcaacaagagcaaaactccatcttaaaaaaaaaaaaaataaaaaataaaaaaaaataattcagactCTTGACAGGAGGAACTGTGACACACACAGAAGCCCTTGGAGATTGGGCCTGTGGTCCTTGGGGTGACCAGGACTTCGGTTTGGCAGGGGGCATGGGAGAGCTGTGTTAGGATTCTGAGAGTCCTGGTGCTGTGTCTGAAACCTTGAGCCTCTGGTAGATGTCCGCTTTGGGGGTCATCCCTATGGGGGCTTGTCAGGAATTTCAGAGCCTCGGAATGGGGAAAAGGCAAAGATTTCAGGGTCCCAGGGTGACACCCAATATTTTGGGGGTGCTTTAGATTTCTCAATGGACCAGGAGAGACAATCTAAGATTATAGCTCACCCGAGGGGATAAATCCCAGATTTGGCGAATCCAGGGCCTGATATATGAGATTTCAGGATCCTTAAGAATTATGGGTGACTGGGGGTCTCCAGGAATGTTTTGTGTGAAATATTGATGGAGAGAGGGGTTTAAGATTTGAAGGtacagctgagcacagtggctcacatctgtaatcccagtactctgggaggccgaggaaggtggatcacctgagatcaggagttagagaccagcctgaccaacatggtgaaaccccatctctactaaaaatacaaaaattagccaggcatggtggtgcgctcctgtaatcccagctagtcgggaggctgagacaggagactcactggaacctgggaggcagaggctgcagtgagccaagatcacgctactgcactccagcctgagtgacagagtgaatgagactctgtctcaaaaaaaaaaaaaagacgtgaaGTTGCTCAGGTGATGTTGTGATATGAGGGTTCTGGGGGTTGTCACTTGGTTTGGGATTCTTGGTGGGGTGTTTGGAGGATTGCAGAGCTTGGGGGACTCTGGGTCCCCCTGTGGCTTGATGCCTGCTGCGGGGACTTGGGGCTGCAGCTGGTTGGAACTGGGGTCCTCACTTGGCGTAGGCCTTCTCCAGGAGTGGGGCCCAGAACTCGTTCCGCTGTTCCGAGCGCACGAACATCAGCTTCCCCTCGCGCACGGGCAGCCTGTCATCCACCACGACGTCCATCCAGCGGCCAAACTGCCAGAGCTGGCGGGAGAAGATGCAGGGCCGGACTCGGCTTCACAACCTCCAAGCCTACCTGGGCCCTGCCTCTGGGCCCTGACTCTGCTGTGCCAGTCCCAGAGTCAGGAATTACAGCCCCAAGTCAATGTTAACTATGAAATCCATAtcgctggccgggtgcggtggctcacacctgtaatcccagcactttgggaggccgaggcagatggatcacgaggtcaggagttcgagaccagcctggctaagatggtgaaacaccgtctctactaaaaatacaaaaaaattagctgggcatgatggcgggtgcctgtaatcccagctactcaggaggctgaggcagagaattgcttgaacccaggggcggGGCAaacgttgcagtgagcagagattgtgccactgcactccagcctgggtgacagagcaagactccatctcaaaaaaaaaaaaaaaaaagaaaaatccatatcACCAAGTCACCATGGGGGAAACTGAGACATGGGCAGAGGAACTGAGTTGTACCTGGAAGTGGAAGACGCCTGCGTAGCCATGCTGGAAATCCTGTCCAGGAGGGACCACCCGGCGCAGGAGCCGGGGATACAGAGTAAGGGAGGCGGCGGCTGCAAGGAACCAGCAGTTACCTGGGAGGAGAGGCCAGGATTAGgtgaggatggaaggagggaggcctggcgcggtggctcatgcctctaatcccagcattttgggaggccaaggcaggaagatcacttgagcccaggagttcaagaccagcctggccaacatggcacgACTCCACTACAAGAaaatttaggccgggtgcggtggctcacgcctgtaatccgagcactttgggaggccaaggcaggcggatcacgaggtcaggagtttgagaccagcctggccaacatgatgaaaccccatctctactaaaaatacaaaaattagctgggtgtggtggcaggtgcctgtagtcccagctacttgggaggctaaggcaggagaatggcttgaacccgaggtggaggttgcagtgagccgagattgccccattgcactccagcctaggggacaagagccagactccatctcaaaataaaataaaataaaataaaataaaataaaaattaaaaaaaaatttaaaaattagctgggcatggtggcatgcgcctgtagtcccagctacttgggaggctgaggcaggaagattgcttgagtccaggaggttaaggctgcagtgagctatgatggtgccactgtattccagaatgggtgagagtgagaccccatctcaaaaagaaagaaagaaggaaggagggagagagaggactAGGGAGAAAAGAGACTGAGGAGGGATCCAGGGGCCGGGAGTGGGGGGACCAAGGGATGGAGCTGTCAGGATTCCAGCTGAAACTGGCTGGATCTGAGGACTCAAGGTGGGTTCAGGGTCTCACCCAGGCTCCCCTGACACACGTCTGTGCGGCTCATGTCTTCACAGATGAACTTCGGCTCAGCACAGAACTCCTGTGGGTGGTGGGGGATTCCAGGCCTCAGCCCAAGAAAGCGAGGAAAGGTCACATCCAGAGGAGTGAGGGCCTCCAAGCCCATGAAAGGCCTGGAAGGCTGTGGGCAGGAGCAtggcttccctgggtctccagaaGCTGTGCTGAGCCAGTCCCATGGTAGCCCCCTCCTCTCTCAGACCTGGGAGTCCAggacccagcccctcctccctcagacccaggagtccagatccTCAGCatgctcctccctcagacccaggagtccaggcctagcccctcctccctcagacccaacAGTCCAGgtctccagcccctcctccctcagacccaggagtccaggcccaggccctcctccctcagacccaggagtccaggcccagcccctcctccctcagacccaagagtccaggtccccagcccctcctccctcagacccaggagtccagatccTCAGCatgctcctccctcagacccaggagtccaggcccagcccctcctccctcagacccaggagtccaggcccagcccctcctccctcagacccaggagtccaggcccagcccctcctccctcagacccaggagtccaggcccagcccctcctccctcagacccaggagtccaggtccccagcccctcctcccttagacccaggagtccaggcccagcccctcctccctcagacccaagagtccaggtccccagcccctcctccctcagacccaggtgTCCAGGCCTTGGCCTCTCCTCCCTCAGATCCAGAAGTCCAGGTCCAagcatcctcctccctcagacccaggagtccaggtccccagcccctcctccctcagacccaggagtccaggtctCCAATCCCTCCTCCCTGAGACCCAGAAGTCCATCcctccagccccctcctccctcagacccagtcCATGCCTCCAGCCACTCCTCCCTCAGACCagggagtccaggcccccagccctcctccctcagacccaggagtccatgcctccagcccctcctccctcagaccccgGAGCCCAGACCCCAGCCACACTTTACATGGGGCCTCATCCATTTCACGCCTTTGGCCTTCTCCGAGTCCGGCCCCAGCTGGTCATAGCCAAGGGCATCAGGGCCAGCAGGGAAGGAAGGGTCGCGGAACAGGATCCCCGAATCCAGGCAGGCTGCCCGGATTGCCTCATAGCTCTGGCCCCGAAAGAGCTGCAGGCCCCCGGCTCCGACCCCAGCCTCCTCGTCCACGAGCTGGATGGTGACCCTCCCACTGCTGGACGCCATCTGGACACTGGCCTCACAAGCCGGCACCAGGCCCTTTAACCTCCTGAGTCACGGGGGCGGGGCCTCTCCTCCACTGGAGCCCCAGTGGGGGTCTTTAGGCAATGAGGAGCCTTCCCTCGTTAATATTAATTGATGGTTTGGGGTGCTGGGGAGCAGGGACGCCTCTTCAGTGGTTTTCTCCCCAGGGCGTGGGGCCTTCAGTTGTGGCCAAGGTAGCAGCTTAATGGGCTTGGCCAGCAGCAGGAGAGAAGGCGGGCAGAGCTGAGGGAGGACCGGCTGCCGCTGTCAGAGCACCAAGAAGGAGGTCAGTGTGGGGGTGTGCTTCTGCCTACTTAAGCCTGTGAGGCTGGGAAAGGAGGTGGGTTTACCTCAGTGTCTCTATCTCTCAGACTGCCTCTCCCCCGCTCCCTCTGACAGTTTCTCTCTCCCCGCCTTCATGTTTCTTCTCCATCAgtatctggagtgcagtggcacgatctcagctcactgcaacctccgccttctaggttcaagcgattctcctgcctcagcctcccgagtagctgggattacaggctcgtgtcaccatgcccggctaatttttgtattttttggtagagaagggattttatcatgttgaccaggctggtcttgaactcctggcctcaagcaatccacccaccttggcctcccaaagtgctgggattacagacataaaccactgtgcccggtcaggttttgttaaattaaaaaaatttttttaaagtagagacaggggtGGCAGGGGTTGGTCCcatatgttccccaggctggtcttaaactgcttTCCTCAAgttgatcctcctgcttctgcctcccagagagctgggattacagatgtgagctactgcacctggccctttcttgttttttgtttctggcaATATTTGTGTCTCTGTATTGCCCCATCTCCACCCCCTCCCCtgctcttgttttttttgttttgtttttttttttttgtagagatggggtggggatctcactttgttgcccagactggtttcgaactcctgggctcaagtgatcctccctgcttggcctcccaaagtgttgggattacaggcgtgagccaccacacgcggcccctctctctttgtgtctctttcagcgTGTGTCTGTTCCTCTCTGTACCtgtcagacccaggagtccaggccctcagcccctcctccctcagaccctgTCAGTGTGCCTTGTGTCTGCCTCCCTGTCTCTTCTTCTCCATCCTTCTCTCTGTCCCTGTAACCCACATGTGGCTCCTCCATCAT
This portion of the Pongo abelii isolate AG06213 chromosome 20, NHGRI_mPonAbe1-v2.0_pri, whole genome shotgun sequence genome encodes:
- the CAPN12 gene encoding calpain-12 yields the protein MASSSGRVTIQLVDEEAGVGAGGLQLFRGQSYEAIRAACLDSGILFRDPSFPAGPDALGYDQLGPDSEKAKGVKWMRPHEFCAEPKFICEDMSRTDVCQGSLGNCWFLAAAASLTLYPRLLRRVVPPGQDFQHGYAGVFHFQLWQFGRWMDVVVDDRLPVREGKLMFVRSEQRNEFWAPLLEKAYAKLHGSYEVMRGGHMNEAFVDFTGGVGEVLYLRQNSMGLFSALRHALAKESLVGATALSDRGEYRTEEGLVKGHAYSVTGTHKVFLGFTKVRLLRLRNPWGRVEWTGAWSDSCPRWDTLPTECRDALLVKKEDGEFWMELRDFLLHFDTVQICSLSPEVLGPSPEGGGWHVHTFQGRWVRGFNSGGSQPNAETFWTNPQFRLTLLEPDEEDEDEEGPWGGWGAAGARGPVQGGRTPKCTVLLSLIQRNRRRLRAKGLTYLTVGFHVFQIPEELLGLWDSPRSRTLLPRLLRADRSPLSARRDVTRRCRLRPGHYLVVPSAAHAGDEADFTLRVFSERRHTAVEIDDVISADLQFLQGAYLPLELGLEQLFQELAGEEEELNAFQLQALLSIALEPARAHTRTRTPREIGLRTCEQLLQCFGHGQSLALHHFQQLWGHLLEWQAIFDKFDEDASGTMNSYELRLALNAAGFHLNNQLTQALTSRYRDSRLRVDFERFVSCVAQLTCIFCHCSQHLDGGEGVICLTHRQWMEVATFS